One region of Malania oleifera isolate guangnan ecotype guangnan chromosome 6, ASM2987363v1, whole genome shotgun sequence genomic DNA includes:
- the LOC131158543 gene encoding glycine-rich protein 5-like encodes MESPGYRESLAVAKKYQAAELPRRLVPAVGNGNCGGSYEGGENIGTRGGGGGGRIISGDGGRGKFGGGENIGKVGVSGKIPGGESHGNTGGAPTGGGGEGTSGGGGNINGGSGGGIRDGDDGEGTNGGGDGTKGEGGGGDGGGGERTITGGGGGNITGGGDEGTGGGSDGDGTSGGGGVKTGGGGSGSVGGGGDRTRGAGGGEKAGGEGGSRGGDGQGDGFGKGSKGLSGERVVGKGHRPQVPKR; translated from the exons ATGGAATCCCCGGGGTATCGGGAATCACTGGCGGTGGCAAAAAAATATCAGGCGGCTGAACTACCCCGGCGTCTGGTGCCGGCGGTGGG CAACGGAAACTGCGGCGGCTCATATGAAGGGGGAGAAAATATTGGGACGAGGGGTGGCGGCGGTGGCGGAAGAATAATTTCCGGGGACGGCGGTAGAGGAAAATTTGGCGGAGGTGAGAATATTGGGAAAGTTGGAGTGTCCGGGAAAATACCAGGTGGGGAGAGCCATGGAAACACGGGAGGTGCCCCCACAGGGGGTGGCGGTGAAGGAACTAGCGGCGGCGGGGGAAATATAAATGGCGGGAGCGGAGGGGGAATTAGAGACGGCGATGACGGAGAAGGAACCAACGGTGGTGGAGACGGTACTAAAGGAGAAGGTGGCGGAGGTGATGGCGGGGGTGGAGAAAGAACTATAACAGGTGGCGGTGGTGGAAATATTACCGGAGGCGGTGACGAAGGAACCGGTGGAGGAAGCGACGGGGACGGGACTAGCGGCGGCGGAGGAGTGAAAACCGGAGGGGGTGGCAGCGGCAGCGTGGGCGGTGGAGGGGATAGGACAAGAGGCGCCGGCGGCGGTGAAAAGGCTGGAGGGGAAGGCGGGAGCCGGGGCGGAGATGGGCAGGGCGATGGGTTTGGTAAAGGATCAAAAGGGTTATCGGGGGAAAGGGTAGTGGGGAAAGGCCATCGGCCGCAGGTTCCAAAGAGGTAA